TTAAGAAATAGAATTTTAATTTATAGCAATTTAACAAAAATAAAAATTCCTTCAGCATAAAGCTGAAGGAACAAAAACATTATTTATTTTTTTATTTTTCTCCACCAACACCAGTTGACAAAGAACCGATATATTTAATCAACAAGGCATTTTACTAATTTTGTAATTTTTTTTCAACTGCCCTAATAAGTTTAGGAACTATATATTCTTTATCCTCTTTCTTTTCATTTCTAGGAGTATATATTTTTTCTAACTCCCTTTTATATTCTTTTACTTCTGGGCCAAATTCAGAAATTGGCTTTACAGGATATTTTTTTAATTTTGGATATTTCTTGTCTATTTTTTTATTCCATTCCTTTACTTTTTCTGCATTCATTGCTAAAAGTAAATCTGAGTGTCCTGTTATTTTTATGGTTTTAATAACATCACCCTTTTCTAATTTTTTAATTCTTTCTCCATCTATCTTTGAAATTACTTCTCCAAAAACTGTATGTTTTTGATTTAAAAAATCTGCTGGATAAAGAGTTATGAAAAATTGACTACCACCTGTATTAGGTCCAACATTGGCCATAGCTAACATTCCAGTTTGATAAAAATCTAACCAATCTACAAATTCATCTTTAATTTGATAACCTGGTGTACCTTTTCCTGTTCCAGTGGGATCTCCA
The DNA window shown above is from Fusobacterium sp. IOR10 and carries:
- a CDS encoding peptidylprolyl isomerase, which codes for MKKYLKMLLISMSLFLLGGCSFMGGNKEEKMAKYNDIRATFVTTQGEISFYLYPEAAPITVTNFVNLALRGYYDNTIFHRAVENFIIQGGDPTGTGKGTPGYQIKDEFVDWLDFYQTGMLAMANVGPNTGGSQFFITLYPADFLNQKHTVFGEVISKIDGERIKKLEKGDVIKTIKITGHSDLLLAMNAEKVKEWNKKIDKKYPKLKKYPVKPISEFGPEVKEYKRELEKIYTPRNEKKEDKEYIVPKLIRAVEKKLQN